One Rhodospirillales bacterium genomic window carries:
- a CDS encoding ferredoxin family protein → MTYVVTESCIRCKLQDCVEVCPVDCFYEGENFLVIHPDECIDCGVCEPECPVEAIVPDTEKGIDKWLEINREYSTKWPNITRKGTPPADADEWKDKKDKAQYFSPNPGKKA, encoded by the coding sequence ATGACTTACGTCGTCACCGAAAGCTGCATCAGGTGCAAATTGCAGGATTGCGTCGAGGTTTGCCCCGTCGACTGCTTCTACGAGGGCGAGAACTTCCTGGTCATCCATCCCGACGAATGCATCGACTGCGGGGTATGCGAGCCCGAATGCCCGGTCGAGGCCATCGTTCCCGACACCGAAAAGGGAATCGACAAGTGGCTGGAGATCAACCGCGAATACTCGACCAAGTGGCCCAACATCACCCGCAAGGGAACGCCACCGGCCGACGCGGACGAGTGGAAAGACAAGAAAGACAAGGCGCAATACTTCAGCCCCAATCCGGGCAAGAAGGCCTGA
- a CDS encoding RNA-binding S4 domain-containing protein, with the protein MVETKSASTRRIDQWLWFARLFKSRTAAAHYCSAGRMRVNAASIAKASHAIKEGDVLTFVVGGRLRVVRIRGLGTRRGPAAEAAAMYQEIAPAAPDAPARNKE; encoded by the coding sequence GTGGTCGAGACCAAGTCCGCTTCGACGCGCCGGATCGATCAGTGGCTGTGGTTCGCGCGCTTGTTCAAAAGCCGTACGGCCGCCGCCCATTATTGCTCGGCCGGCCGCATGCGGGTCAACGCGGCGTCCATCGCCAAGGCCAGCCATGCGATCAAGGAAGGCGATGTGCTCACGTTCGTCGTCGGCGGACGACTGCGCGTCGTCCGCATTCGGGGACTGGGTACCCGCCGGGGCCCGGCGGCCGAGGCCGCCGCCATGTACCAGGAGATCGCGCCGGCCGCGCCGGATGCCCCGGCCAGGAATAAGGAATAA